The region AGGCGCTTCGTTGACTCAAAATGGCGATAGATACCGTGAACTGAACTGCGGTTGAACCAGGCTCGCTGGAAGCCGACAACGCGCATTGGATCAAAACAGACGATCAATTCAGATGCGCTACGAATTCCAGCACTTCTTCCACGTGAGTTGCGACCTTCACGCCTCTCCATTCTTTCACCAATCGGCCCTGGGCGTCAATCACAAACGTGCTGCGTTCGACGCCGCGCACGGTCTTGCCGTACATCTGTTTCATCTTCATGACGTTAAACAGCAGGCAAACGGCCTCGTCGGGGTCGGAAATGAGCTCGAATGGCAGCTCCAGCTTGGCCTTGAAGCTTTCGTGCGAGCGCAGGGAATCGCGGCTGATGCCGTAGATTTCCACGCCGGCGGCGACGAATTGCGGATAGGCGTCGCGAAACGCAATGTTTTCGGTGGTGCAACCCGGGGTATTGTCCTTCGGATAGAAAAACAGGACCGTGGCCTTGGCCGGACGGCCCAGCAACTGAAAGGTTTTGCCGCTGGTCATTGCGGCGCTAAAGTCGGGCATGCTAACGAGGGATTGGCTATCAGCCACAGGTTCTCTCCTGAACGGTGATCATCAGCGCTGTTTTTAAACTGGCAACGCATCCAGGTGCAACAATACAGCATTCAGGCCGCTTTGCCCTGCACAATCAGGCGTCCCGAACGGCCTGGCAGCTCATCCCAGGTGATGGGGCAAACGGGCAGGTCGGTATTTTTTATCTTTTCATAATAATCGCCCATCGATGCGAACTGGTAGCCCTGGGCTTTCCAGCCAGTCAGCAATTGTTCGAAAATG is a window of Janthinobacterium sp. 1_2014MBL_MicDiv DNA encoding:
- a CDS encoding peroxiredoxin; translated protein: MPDFSAAMTSGKTFQLLGRPAKATVLFFYPKDNTPGCTTENIAFRDAYPQFVAAGVEIYGISRDSLRSHESFKAKLELPFELISDPDEAVCLLFNVMKMKQMYGKTVRGVERSTFVIDAQGRLVKEWRGVKVATHVEEVLEFVAHLN